The following proteins come from a genomic window of Paenibacillus spongiae:
- a CDS encoding aldo/keto reductase: MQYRLLGRSGLAVSELCLGTMTFGNTTSEEESIEMINRFMEQGGNFLDTADVYVSGRSEEIVGKAIKDRRSEIVLATKVRMTTADHPNGAGISRKHIMDGLDASLKRLQTDYIDLYQVHVWDHATPIEETLRTLDDLVTSGKVRYIGCSNFFAWQLMKSLGCSDMNRYVRFISIQPQYSLVSREMDREMMSLCAEENVGIIPWAPLGGGFLTGRYTREEPTEGRLTAKAGESSWALRSTERNFAILDAVTAVSKRLDKSPAQVALRWLLQRQGITSPIFGARTLEQFEDNMGAVGWTMPQEAWDELDEASALPSEYPNRFIAKFARPY; encoded by the coding sequence ATGCAATACCGTCTGTTAGGCCGGAGCGGATTAGCTGTATCCGAGCTTTGTCTCGGCACGATGACCTTCGGCAATACAACCAGTGAAGAAGAATCTATCGAAATGATCAACCGTTTCATGGAGCAAGGCGGGAATTTCCTCGATACGGCAGATGTCTACGTATCCGGCCGGTCCGAAGAAATCGTAGGCAAGGCGATCAAGGATCGCCGCTCAGAGATTGTTCTCGCTACGAAGGTTCGCATGACCACAGCCGATCATCCGAATGGCGCGGGTATTTCGAGAAAGCATATTATGGACGGGCTTGACGCCAGTTTGAAGAGGCTGCAAACCGACTATATCGATTTGTATCAAGTCCATGTGTGGGATCATGCCACTCCTATTGAGGAAACGCTTCGGACGCTTGACGATCTGGTTACATCCGGTAAAGTGCGTTATATCGGGTGCTCGAATTTCTTCGCCTGGCAGCTCATGAAATCGCTCGGGTGCAGCGATATGAACCGTTACGTTCGATTCATATCCATTCAGCCGCAGTACAGTCTCGTCAGCCGCGAGATGGATCGCGAGATGATGTCGTTGTGTGCCGAGGAGAATGTCGGCATTATCCCATGGGCGCCGTTAGGAGGAGGTTTCCTAACCGGACGCTATACGCGGGAAGAGCCGACGGAAGGCAGGCTTACCGCCAAGGCGGGAGAGAGCTCGTGGGCATTAAGAAGCACAGAGCGGAACTTCGCGATTCTCGATGCCGTAACGGCTGTCTCGAAGCGGCTGGACAAATCGCCGGCACAGGTAGCCTTGAGGTGGCTGCTGCAGCGGCAAGGCATTACGTCGCCGATTTTTGGTGCCCGAACACTCGAGCAATTCGAAGATAATATGGGTGCAGTCGGATGGACGATGCCGCAAGAGGCTTGGGATGAGCTGGATGAAGCCAGCGCATTGCCTTCCGAGTATCCGAACCGTTTCATTGCCAAGTTTGCAAGGCCTTATTGA
- a CDS encoding DUF896 domain-containing protein, with translation MEKIIARINELARKHKTIGLTEEETLERAELRRQYLDNFKRNFRVQLDSITLVDGDDSIKH, from the coding sequence TTGGAAAAGATAATCGCAAGAATCAATGAACTCGCAAGAAAGCATAAGACGATCGGATTGACGGAAGAAGAGACGCTGGAACGTGCCGAGCTTCGACGTCAATATTTGGACAACTTCAAGCGGAATTTCCGCGTCCAGCTGGATAGCATTACATTGGTAGATGGGGATGACAGTATAAAGCACTGA
- a CDS encoding LysM peptidoglycan-binding domain-containing protein, whose translation MMTAISTYNYNKDKVNNGNRSKRQANDRRVERMMLRLAIVGVFFIVLFFGFMLMKGFAGGGEPAAPMAGEKVIVVGAGDTLWKIAGTVREEGDDLRRIVYNLKERNQLSSSMLKVGQTLIVPAD comes from the coding sequence ATGATGACAGCAATCTCTACTTACAATTACAATAAAGACAAAGTGAATAACGGCAATCGTTCGAAGCGTCAAGCCAATGACCGGCGCGTGGAGAGAATGATGCTGCGATTAGCAATAGTAGGCGTATTTTTCATCGTGTTATTCTTCGGCTTCATGCTCATGAAAGGATTTGCCGGCGGAGGAGAGCCTGCAGCGCCAATGGCAGGGGAGAAGGTCATTGTTGTAGGGGCCGGGGACACACTGTGGAAGATCGCCGGAACCGTCCGTGAGGAAGGAGACGACCTGCGGCGAATTGTTTATAATTTGAAGGAACGCAATCAACTGAGCAGCAGCATGCTCAAGGTAGGTCAAACTTTAATCGTACCGGCGGACTAA
- the lexA gene encoding transcriptional repressor LexA, translating into MSKLSNRQQAILEFIKTEVREKGYPPSVREIGESVGLASSSTVHGHLDRLEKKGLIRRDPTKPRAIEILDQDMTDLPFPLAIAKVPVVGKVTAGIPITATENIEDYFPLPADRVGDDTVFILNIMGESMIEAGIHDGDYVIVRQQQTASNGDIVVAMTEDDEATVKTFYKEKDHIRLQPENATMEPIRLRNVTILGKVIGLFRDIH; encoded by the coding sequence GTGTCGAAACTTTCCAACCGCCAGCAGGCGATACTTGAATTCATTAAGACCGAGGTTCGGGAGAAGGGCTATCCGCCTTCCGTCCGTGAGATTGGCGAATCGGTCGGCCTTGCTTCAAGCTCTACCGTCCACGGCCACTTGGACAGATTGGAGAAGAAAGGATTGATCCGTCGGGATCCGACGAAGCCGAGGGCCATCGAAATTTTGGATCAGGACATGACCGATCTGCCGTTCCCGCTTGCCATCGCCAAAGTGCCTGTCGTCGGTAAAGTCACAGCTGGTATTCCAATTACAGCTACCGAGAACATCGAAGACTACTTTCCGCTGCCGGCGGACCGTGTGGGAGACGATACCGTCTTCATCCTGAATATTATGGGCGAGAGTATGATTGAAGCCGGTATTCATGACGGCGACTATGTTATTGTCCGCCAGCAGCAAACCGCAAGCAATGGCGATATCGTCGTTGCGATGACAGAAGACGACGAAGCTACGGTGAAGACGTTCTACAAGGAGAAGGATCACATTCGGCTCCAGCCGGAGAACGCGACCATGGAACCGATTCGCTTGCGCAATGTGACTATTCTCGGCAAAGTCATCGGACTTTTCCGGGACATTCACTAG
- a CDS encoding SRPBCC family protein, with product MLAKISKADELVIARFERHLKHTVEDVWAMLTENDKLAQWFSELRIDDLREGGTIKFDMQDGTYDEMEIIEFRNNSVLEYTWDADRVRFELEAEPEGCRLVFIEKITKITDHTPRDIAGWDVCLDVIEAILDGRIIESRKDIWKVKYEEYVKVFEQLKHDDVN from the coding sequence ATGCTAGCTAAGATAAGCAAGGCTGATGAGCTCGTTATAGCTCGATTCGAAAGACATCTGAAGCATACCGTCGAGGACGTATGGGCAATGTTGACTGAAAACGATAAGCTTGCCCAGTGGTTTTCCGAGCTGCGGATTGATGACCTTCGCGAAGGCGGTACGATCAAGTTCGACATGCAGGATGGCACGTATGACGAAATGGAAATCATCGAGTTCCGAAACAACTCTGTGCTCGAGTACACATGGGATGCAGACCGTGTTCGTTTCGAACTCGAGGCGGAGCCGGAGGGCTGCCGGTTGGTCTTTATCGAGAAGATTACGAAGATAACGGATCATACCCCCAGAGATATAGCAGGGTGGGATGTTTGTCTGGATGTCATCGAAGCTATTCTTGACGGCAGAATCATAGAATCTAGAAAAGACATATGGAAAGTGAAATACGAGGAGTATGTGAAAGTGTTCGAACAACTGAAGCATGACGATGTAAATTAA
- the glnA gene encoding type I glutamate--ammonia ligase — protein sequence MSYTAEDIKRIAKEQNVRFIRLQFTDLLGTIKNVEIPISQLEKALDNKMMFDGSSIEGYVRIEESDMYLYPDLDTWVVFPWVTEDRVARLICDVYMPDGTPFAGDPRGILKRVLKEAEELGFTAMNVGPEPEFFLFKTDAKGDPTMELNDQGGYFDLAPTDLGENCRREIVLTLEEMGFEIEASHHEVAPGQHEIDFKYADAVKAADQIQTFKLVVKTVARQHGLHATFMPKPLFGVNGSGMHCHQSLFQGKKNAFYDETDKLGLSQTAYQYMAGILKHARAFAAITNPTVNSYKRLVPGYEAPCYVAWSASNRSPMIRIPASRGLSTRVEVRNPDPAANPYLALAVMLKAGLDGIQNKLTVPAPTDRNIYVMTDEERVDEGIPSLPLDLKESLEEMLRSEVICDALGDHALAHFYELKEIEWDMYRTQVHQWERDQYLTLY from the coding sequence ATGAGCTACACTGCAGAGGATATTAAACGTATTGCCAAGGAACAGAACGTCCGCTTCATTCGTCTACAATTTACCGATTTGCTGGGTACGATCAAGAACGTGGAGATTCCGATCAGCCAGCTGGAGAAGGCTCTTGATAACAAGATGATGTTCGACGGATCTTCCATCGAAGGTTATGTGCGTATCGAAGAGTCGGACATGTACCTGTATCCGGATCTCGATACATGGGTCGTATTCCCATGGGTAACGGAAGACCGCGTTGCGCGGTTGATCTGCGACGTCTACATGCCGGATGGAACGCCATTCGCCGGTGACCCGCGCGGCATTCTGAAGCGTGTGCTGAAGGAAGCCGAGGAGCTTGGCTTTACGGCAATGAATGTCGGTCCGGAGCCGGAGTTCTTCCTGTTCAAGACCGACGCGAAAGGCGATCCGACGATGGAACTGAACGACCAAGGCGGCTATTTCGACTTGGCTCCTACCGACCTGGGCGAGAACTGCCGTCGCGAGATCGTTCTGACATTGGAAGAAATGGGCTTCGAAATCGAAGCATCCCATCACGAAGTAGCTCCAGGCCAACATGAGATTGACTTCAAATATGCGGACGCGGTGAAAGCGGCTGACCAGATTCAAACCTTCAAGCTGGTCGTCAAGACCGTTGCACGCCAACATGGCCTCCATGCGACATTTATGCCGAAGCCGCTGTTCGGTGTGAACGGATCGGGTATGCACTGCCACCAATCGCTGTTCCAAGGGAAGAAGAACGCGTTCTATGACGAGACTGACAAGCTTGGCTTGAGCCAGACAGCTTACCAGTATATGGCCGGCATTCTTAAGCATGCCCGCGCATTCGCAGCGATTACGAATCCGACCGTAAACTCTTACAAGCGTCTGGTTCCAGGCTATGAAGCCCCATGTTATGTTGCATGGTCGGCAAGCAACCGAAGCCCGATGATCCGTATTCCGGCATCCCGCGGTCTGAGCACGCGTGTAGAAGTTCGTAACCCGGATCCGGCAGCTAATCCATACCTGGCGCTAGCTGTCATGCTGAAAGCGGGTCTTGACGGTATTCAGAATAAGCTGACCGTTCCGGCTCCGACAGATCGCAACATCTATGTCATGACGGATGAAGAGCGTGTGGATGAAGGGATTCCAAGCCTGCCGCTCGACCTGAAGGAAAGCCTTGAAGAGATGCTCCGCAGCGAAGTGATCTGCGACGCCCTTGGCGATCATGCACTTGCCCACTTCTATGAGCTCAAGGAAATCGAGTGGGATATGTATCGTACGCAAGTCCATCAATGGGAACGCGATCAATATCTGACGCTGTATTAA
- a CDS encoding MerR family transcriptional regulator, which yields MGDEIRRNMALFPIGIVMKLTDLSARQIRYYEQHELIVPARTSGNQRLFSFNDVERLLEIKSLIEKGVNIAGIKQVMNPVTRESEEATVVSELSEVKRREMSETQLHRMLKQQLLEKRPGKASMIQGQLSHFYTKK from the coding sequence ATGGGTGACGAAATACGCAGAAATATGGCGCTTTTTCCGATCGGCATCGTCATGAAGCTAACAGATTTGTCCGCACGGCAAATTCGTTATTATGAACAGCATGAATTGATCGTTCCGGCGCGCACCTCCGGCAATCAGCGATTATTTTCCTTTAATGATGTCGAGCGCTTGCTGGAGATCAAATCGTTAATTGAGAAGGGCGTTAATATCGCCGGCATTAAGCAAGTTATGAATCCGGTAACGAGGGAATCGGAAGAAGCGACCGTCGTCAGCGAGCTGTCGGAGGTAAAGCGGCGCGAGATGTCCGAGACCCAACTGCATCGCATGCTGAAGCAGCAGCTTCTCGAGAAGAGACCTGGCAAGGCTTCGATGATTCAAGGCCAATTGTCCCATTTTTATACAAAGAAATAA